The Arctopsyche grandis isolate Sample6627 unplaced genomic scaffold, ASM5162203v2 HiC_scaffold_42, whole genome shotgun sequence genome includes the window ccattggaatatcgtttgctgagcaagggacatccaattcccagtagcagtaaattagctaaattgtcccctctattccacgagaatttaatttgtgttggaagtagacttcctctgggaacaactctatcaacgtcacccattatcttgtcaaataagcataaacttacacacatgattgtccgagatgcgcacttgaaatatattcacttgggtactcaagccctactgtcgttattgcggcagacctattggccattggccggacataatactgtcaaaggagtggtgcgttcatgtgtcatttgtttcagaaataaaccactgtcacacaatagattaatgggattactcccgcttgaacgtactactgcgaattttcctttcagtcatgtggggatagatttcgcaggaccttttcctgtgaagagtggttgcaataagaattctaagataattaagggttacgtttgtgtctttgtgtgtttttccagtaaggcagttcacttggaacttgtcggagacttaacgagttcaaatttcttaaattgtttaagaagattcgtagccagacgtggcaggcccaatacgatatattccgacaatgctactaattttgtcggtgcaagtcgtgaactcgttaatttagtaaaattaatttacgaacgtcctcatgaggagaagctactacggtatgtagcctccgaagggattcgttggaagtttaacccgccaagggcgcctcacatgggagggctgtgggaagcagcggttaaatccatgaagattcatttaaacaaggtgttaaaggccaccaccttaaatttcgaatcattttgtacggtattgactcaaatagaagcttgcatgaattcccgtcctcttagtcccttgtcttcggatccactagaccttttacccctcacacctggacatttcttaattggcagatccttactcgctcttccaatggaggttaaatataacactaatgtccatgccaatctgcttcagatacaattgaccacagcagcattttggaaacgttggtcggcggaatatttacattctttgcagttacgacacaaatggaagaaggactcgagcaacaatctgagtgtgggtcaaatggtcctgttaaaggaggaacacatgctgccaacccgatgggtcttgggtcgagtcactaaattgtatcccggaccagatggcagagttcgagtcgtcgacgtctttactgccagcggagagtttcgtcggtccagtcatctagtggcgccattgccgattctaccacaaggaccacttgacaggaaggaagatcagcaagagggaggagaaacagcagcttcaattccgtcaacttcggtagcttagtttaacccgaagacactacccccaactcatattacttattagatgtaatcatgagtttaaatcattcaatgttaatagtagtactccgtaattcactttaattgtgttgtgtgtataatttaagctattttcattttaacattcggcagtatatatctccgaatttaatttaatcattttgtctttataatataagacttgtctcatgtcatcactcggaaggattatatccgagtttaaaataaactgttcaaatttgacagttaaaattagattcatgatttgttaatgttagtctccaagccacacttaatggagcatcttaaattatttcatgtctacttaattataacctgccgggagtcatccgcaggtcttatgtttcttgttatgaaaacataagttaactcttactgtttatagtatttatgtgaatcatagaataagtaaatattataatactgaacatttcgatgtttaacgtagagacatctataatcatagttcgccttcatttcctgcttgtaggaatgaatgaatgactttccaatttacttttaatttagcaatgtttgtgctacttgttgatgaaatcaagttaacttaggagcattacactcactaatcaagtttagttgatcggtaatagctgatctgtcttgacaactgtaacagtgtcaacattgtattgtctaagttaacatcaagatgaggaatgcttaagttttaaaccatatacagtccactctctcttctttaaagtaaacttatcttgtaatgcttattcacagcttcaaaggagatttcaaaaattttaatgtaaatagaaacaacattcaccagaggtatacctataagttgaaatattactgaaccaataaattgattttatcctcacactggatgaggcaaaggtttcattattcaccctctatttaattattttaagagctatgatttattgtaaacgactcgtcagtaatgctgtaactctgtagaataactgtattgttcaacagttttcctatgtgggactatgttccgacttttgtaatgacgtgtggcaaacagtcttattaactgattgtcgattggcattattgacgagttggcattagtgtcggcccaagcggaaatacgcgacggtcgacagagttcgagcagacggcgtacggacaacttgtgttccgtacgctccgctgaaccaccacgtgcaaattttacatttcaataaactacatcaaaccattatcgaagtcttttccacgagttttgtgtatatttttgcaatgtcgaattctttgatttcggtgatagttaggttaggttgggttagaattggtgaggtaagcgagttttgtgtctatttttgcaatgtcgaattctttgatttcggtgatagttaggctaggttgggtgaggtttggtgaggaaagcaagttttgtgtatatttttgcaatgtcgaattctttgatttcggtgatagttaggttaggttgggttagaattggtgaggtaagcgagttttgtgtctatttttgcaatatcgaattctttgattttggtgatagttaggcaaggttgggttaagtttgttgaggaaagcgagttttgtgtatatttttgcaatgtcgaattctttgatttcggtgatagttaggctagtttgggttaggtttgttgaggaaagcgagttttgtgtatatttttgcaatgtcgaattctttgatatcggtgatagttaagctaggttgtgttaggtttggtgaggaaaacgaattttgtgtatatttttgcaatgtcgaattctttgatttcggtgatagttaggttaggttgggttagaattggtgaggtaagcgagttttgtgtatatttttgcaatgtcgaattgtttgatttcggtgataattaggctaggttgggttaggtttggtgaggaaagcgagttttgtgtataattttgcaatgtcgaattctttgatttcggtgatagttaggctaggttgggttaggtttgttgagaaaagcgagttttgtgtatatttttgcaatgtcgaattctttgatttcggtgatagttaggttaggttgggttaaaattggtgaggtaagcgagttttgtgtatatttttgcaatgtcgaattgtttgatttcggtgataattaggctaggttgggtgaggtttggtgaggaaaacgaattttgtgtatatttttgcaatgtcgaattctttgatttcggtgatagttaggctaggttgggttaggtttggtgaggaaaacgaattttgtgtatatttttgcaatgtcgaattctttgatttcggtgatagttaggttaggttgggttagaattggtgaggtaagcgagttttgtgtatatttttgcaatgtcgaattgtttgatttcggtgatagttaggttaggttgggttagaattggtgaggaaagcgagttttgtgtatatttttgcaatgtcgaattgtttgatttcggtcatagttaggctaggttgggttaggtttgttgaggaaagcgagttttgtgtatatttttgcattgtcgaattctttgatttcggtgatagttaggttaggttgggttagaattggtgaggtaagcgagttttgtgtatatttttgcaatgtcgaattgtttgatttcggtgataattaggctaggttgggtgaggtttggtgaggaaaacgaattttgtgtatatttttgcaatgtcgaattctttgatttcggtgatagttaggctaggttgtgttaggtttggtgaggaaaacgaattttgtgtttatttttgcaatgtcgaattctttgatttcggtgatagttagtttaggttgggttaaaattggtgaggtaagcgagttttgtgtatatttttgcaatgtcgaattgtttgatttcggtgataattaggctaggttgggtgaggtttggtgaggaaaacgaattttgtgtatatttttgcaatgtcgaattctttgatttcggtgatagttaggctaggttgggttaggtttggtgaggaaaacgaattttgtgtatatttttgcaatgtcgaattttttgatttcgaagatagttaggttaggttgggttagaattggtgaggtaagcgagttttgtgtatatttttgcaatgtcgaattgtttgatttcggtgataattaggctaggttgggttaggtttggtgaggaaagcgagttttgtgtatatttttgcaatgtcgaattctttgatttcggtgatagttaggctaggttgggttaggtttgttgaggaaagcgagttttgtgtatatttttgcaatgtcgaattctttgatttcggtgatagttaggttaggttgggttagaattggtgaggtaagcgagttttgtgtatatttttgcaatgtcgaattgtttgatttcggtgatatataggctaggttgggttaggtttggtgaggaaagcgagttttgtgtatatttttgcagtgtcgaattctttgatttcggtgatagttaggttaggttgggttagaattggtgaggaaaacgaattttgtgtatatttttgcaatgtcgaattctttgatttcggtgatagttaggttaggttgggttagaattggtgaggtaagcgagttttgtgtatatttttgcaatgtcgaattgtttgatttcggtgataataaggctaggttgggttaggtttgttgaggaaagcaagttttgtgtatatttttgcaatgtcgaattctttgatttcggtgatagttaggttaggttgggttagaattggtgaggtaagcgagttttgtgtatatttttgcaatgtcgaattgtttgatttcggtgatagttaggctaggttgggttaggtttgttgaggaaagcaagttttgtgtatatttttgcaatgtcgaattctttgatttcggtgatagttaggttaggttgggttagaattggtgaggtaagcgagttttgtgtctatttttgcaatatcgaattctttgatttcggtgatagttaggcaaggttgggttaagtttgttgaggaaagcgagttttgtgtatatttttgcaatgtcgaattctttgatttcggtgatagttaggctagtttgggttaggtttgttgaggaaagcgagttttgtgtatatttttgcaatgtcgaattctttgatttcggtgatagttaggttaggttgggttagaattggtgaggtaagcgagttttgtgtatatttttgcaatgtcgaattctttgatatcggtgatagttaagctaggttgtgttaggtttggtgaggaaaacgaattttgtgtatatttttgcaatgtcgaattctttgatttcggtgatagttaggttaggttgggttagaattggtgaggtaagcgagttttgtgtatatttttgcaatgtcgaattgtttgatttcggtgataattaggctaggttgggttaggtttgttgaggaaagcaagttttgtgtatatttttgcaatgtcgaattctttgatttcggtgatagttaggttaggttgggttagaattggtgaggtaagcgagttttgtgtctatttttgcaatatcgaattctttgatttcggtgatagttaggcaaggttgggttaagtttgttgaggaaagcgagttttgtgtatatttttgcaatgtcgaattctttgatttcggtgatagttaggctagtttgggttaggtttgttgaggaaagcgagttttgtgtatatttttgcaatgtcgaattctttgatttcggtgatagttaggttaggttgggttagaattggtgaggtaagcgagttttgtgtatatttttgcaatgtcgaattctttgatatcggtgatagttaagctaggttgtgttaggtttggtgaggaaaacgaattttgtgtatatttttgcaatgtcgaattctttgatttcggtgatagttaggttaggttgggttagaattggtgaggtaagcgagttttgtgtatatttttgcaatgtcgaattgtttgatttcggtgataattaggctaggttgggttaggtttggtgaggaaagcgagttttgtgtataattttgcaatgtcgaattctttgatttcggtgatagttaggctaggttgggttaggtttgttgagaaaagcgagttttgtgtatatttttgcaatgtcgaattatttgatttcggtgatagttaggttaggttgggttaaaattggtgaggtgagcgagttttgtgtatatttttgcaatgtcgaattgtttgatttcggtgataattaggctaggttgggtgaggtttggtgaggaaaacgaat containing:
- the LOC143921911 gene encoding uncharacterized protein LOC143921911 — encoded protein: MGGLWEAAVKSMKIHLNKVLKATTLNFESFCTVLTQIEACMNSRPLSPLSSDPLDLLPLTPGHFLIGRSLLALPMELRHKWKKDSSNNLSVGQMVLLKEEHMLPTRWVLGRVTKLYPGPDGRVRVVDVFTASGEFRRSSHLVAPLPILPQGPLDRKEDQQEGGETAASIPSTSVA